A stretch of the Archangium violaceum genome encodes the following:
- a CDS encoding cellulase family glycosylhydrolase: MRIIHWLLVGMAFVAMSGMALEAHAGRLPESLTVSNKQLLVAGKPFVVRGVNYQPVPRTGPGNWPDDWTMDTGVVLSDFAKMKEMGVNTIRVYVKYDRLFQNWNEQNDPSLDMPRVDPAVLSRYRTVMTEADKQGIYVIMNYWLPEGVDYRPGQQVKFNKDARTRHKLQFRNIINVFKNRNDFPMVLMWAFGNENNFDGKRGPLTPAELFTFYQEAVSEAKSQADASHPYTVVLGDNPQLDIHNTSLLNRAPAVDVWSLNIYNTEQGFKNIIQNYPLNKPLLFTEFGYDACDNSVGCDHGTWDGQGFAQAQRNQANFYKNRWENTMLPNLSATSSRALLGGVVFEWNDEWWKSAGDWSVHDDGGFANGNLGPDYFMNEEWFGLSTALEGGVTSGRYYRSAFQELKRMWTSTTPPPPTGTVQVVNPSFDQDGWTQQPSGWSTWSPNGSEDADFAETYGGRQENNLHGTHYKTVPYHVFTYQPLSGLANGTYTLRAWVYSSGGQTRAEMHAKDFDGTGTILRLPVAKTSAWTQVSIPNIQVTAGQLTIGFLSDAPAYSAFYFDDVEVFRQ, translated from the coding sequence ATGAGAATCATACACTGGTTGCTCGTGGGGATGGCCTTCGTCGCGATGAGCGGGATGGCCCTGGAGGCCCATGCGGGCCGACTCCCGGAATCACTCACCGTCTCCAACAAGCAGCTCCTGGTCGCGGGCAAGCCCTTCGTGGTGCGCGGGGTCAACTACCAGCCCGTGCCCAGAACGGGGCCTGGCAACTGGCCCGATGACTGGACCATGGACACGGGGGTTGTCCTCAGTGACTTCGCCAAGATGAAGGAGATGGGTGTCAACACGATCCGCGTCTACGTGAAGTACGATCGGCTGTTCCAGAACTGGAACGAACAGAACGATCCCTCCCTCGACATGCCCCGGGTGGACCCGGCGGTACTCAGCCGTTACCGCACCGTCATGACCGAGGCCGACAAGCAAGGCATCTACGTCATCATGAACTACTGGCTGCCCGAGGGAGTGGACTACCGCCCGGGCCAGCAGGTGAAGTTCAACAAGGACGCGCGGACCCGCCACAAGCTCCAGTTCCGCAACATCATCAACGTCTTCAAGAACCGGAACGACTTCCCGATGGTCCTCATGTGGGCCTTCGGCAACGAGAACAACTTCGACGGCAAGCGCGGGCCACTCACCCCCGCGGAGCTGTTCACCTTCTACCAGGAGGCGGTGAGCGAGGCGAAGAGCCAGGCGGATGCCTCGCATCCCTATACCGTGGTGCTGGGAGACAACCCCCAGCTGGACATCCACAACACCAGCCTGCTCAATCGAGCGCCCGCCGTGGATGTCTGGTCGCTCAACATCTACAACACCGAGCAGGGCTTCAAGAACATCATCCAGAACTACCCGCTCAACAAGCCGCTCCTGTTCACGGAGTTTGGTTATGACGCCTGCGATAACAGCGTGGGCTGTGATCACGGCACGTGGGATGGCCAGGGCTTCGCGCAAGCCCAGCGGAATCAGGCCAACTTCTACAAGAACCGCTGGGAGAACACGATGCTCCCCAACCTGAGCGCCACCTCCTCCCGCGCGCTGCTGGGAGGCGTGGTCTTCGAGTGGAATGATGAGTGGTGGAAGTCCGCTGGGGATTGGAGCGTCCACGACGACGGAGGGTTCGCCAACGGGAACCTCGGGCCCGACTACTTCATGAACGAGGAATGGTTCGGGCTCTCCACGGCGCTCGAGGGCGGAGTGACCAGCGGACGCTACTACCGCTCCGCGTTCCAGGAGTTGAAGCGGATGTGGACCAGCACCACGCCTCCACCTCCTACCGGCACGGTCCAGGTCGTCAACCCGAGCTTCGACCAGGATGGCTGGACGCAGCAGCCCTCCGGGTGGAGCACCTGGTCTCCCAACGGCTCGGAGGACGCGGACTTCGCTGAGACCTACGGCGGGCGGCAGGAGAACAACCTCCACGGCACGCACTACAAGACCGTGCCCTATCATGTCTTCACCTACCAGCCCCTCTCCGGACTGGCGAACGGGACCTATACGCTGCGCGCCTGGGTCTACTCCTCGGGTGGGCAGACGCGCGCGGAGATGCACGCCAAGGATTTCGACGGAACGGGGACGATCCTCCGTCTGCCCGTCGCGAAGACGTCCGCCTGGACCCAGGTCTCCATCCCCAACATCCAGGTCACCGCAGGACAGCTGACGATCGGCTTCCTGTCCGATGCACCGGCCTACTCTGCCTTCTACTTCGATGATGTCGAGGTGTTCCGCCAGTAG
- a CDS encoding D-2-hydroxyacid dehydrogenase: MNVYHLLVLADPSSPYLKQLERLAPRITLTVGLTEERLGPAIERAQVLLVGVQKKELLRTLLPRAKALRWIHALSAGVENLLFEELIHGPLPLTNSKGVYSGSLGEFALAAMLFFAKDLRRLVRQQGEARWEQYTPVELRGRTLGILGYGDIGRAVAERARPFGMRVLACRRRPSRSEGDPLVDELFPLERRLEMIAASDYLLLAMPHTPGTQRLMGEAELRAMKPQSVLINIGRGSTVDEQALVKALEEGRLRGAALDVFETEPLPPGHAFWRLENVLLSPHCADQTPTWREDAVALFLRNLDRFENDEPLMNVVDKEAGY, encoded by the coding sequence ATGAACGTCTATCATCTGCTGGTCCTGGCGGATCCCTCGTCACCGTACCTGAAGCAGCTCGAGCGGCTGGCTCCGAGAATCACCCTCACCGTGGGCCTCACGGAAGAGCGCCTGGGCCCGGCCATCGAACGAGCCCAGGTGCTCCTGGTGGGCGTGCAGAAGAAGGAGCTGCTGCGCACGCTGCTACCACGGGCGAAGGCCCTGCGATGGATTCACGCCCTCTCCGCGGGGGTGGAGAACCTCCTCTTCGAGGAGCTCATCCACGGTCCCCTTCCCCTCACCAACTCCAAGGGGGTCTACAGCGGTTCGCTCGGTGAGTTCGCCCTGGCCGCGATGTTGTTCTTCGCCAAGGACTTGCGCCGCCTGGTGCGCCAGCAGGGCGAGGCGCGCTGGGAACAGTACACCCCCGTGGAACTGCGTGGACGGACACTGGGCATCCTCGGGTACGGGGACATCGGCCGCGCGGTCGCGGAGCGAGCCAGGCCCTTCGGCATGCGCGTCCTGGCCTGCCGGCGCCGGCCGTCGCGGAGCGAGGGAGATCCTCTGGTGGATGAGCTGTTTCCCCTCGAGCGGAGGCTGGAGATGATCGCCGCCTCGGATTACCTGCTCCTGGCCATGCCCCACACGCCCGGAACGCAGCGGTTGATGGGTGAAGCGGAGCTGCGGGCGATGAAGCCACAGTCGGTGTTGATCAACATCGGCCGCGGCAGCACCGTGGACGAACAGGCGCTGGTGAAAGCCCTGGAGGAGGGACGCCTGCGAGGGGCCGCGCTGGATGTCTTCGAGACCGAGCCGCTGCCACCAGGGCATGCCTTCTGGCGGCTCGAGAACGTCCTGCTTTCACCTCATTGCGCCGACCAGACGCCCACCTGGAGGGAGGACGCCGTGGCGTTGTTCCTGCGCAACCTCGACAGATTCGAGAACGACGAGCCGCTGATGAACGTCGTGGACAAGGAGGCGGGTTACTGA
- a CDS encoding TetR/AcrR family transcriptional regulator: MSNRGRPRSFDRDLALRRALEVFWAKGYEGAQIADLTSAMGINPPSFYAAFGSKEAAFREAFELYLGTSGAGSMRVLDEVATVQEAIEAMLRESVEIALAAPHTKGCLVVLGLVNCAPDNAPLGGFLVEMRHATLRRIQQRIERGVREGDLPAHVDTKALAAFYCTVMQGLSLRARDGAPREELLGTVSLSMSVLNAHEVLSPSNRRNYPTGARRI; encoded by the coding sequence ATGTCGAATCGAGGAAGACCCCGGAGTTTCGATCGCGATCTCGCGCTGCGGCGCGCGTTGGAGGTGTTCTGGGCCAAGGGGTACGAGGGGGCACAGATCGCCGATCTCACCTCGGCCATGGGCATCAATCCGCCGAGCTTCTACGCGGCCTTCGGTTCGAAGGAGGCCGCTTTCCGCGAGGCGTTCGAGTTGTATCTGGGCACGTCCGGTGCCGGCAGCATGCGAGTCCTGGACGAGGTGGCGACAGTCCAGGAAGCCATCGAGGCCATGTTGAGGGAGAGCGTGGAGATCGCGTTGGCCGCTCCCCACACGAAGGGCTGCCTGGTGGTCCTGGGGCTCGTCAACTGCGCTCCGGACAATGCCCCACTCGGGGGCTTCCTCGTGGAAATGAGACACGCCACCCTCAGGCGGATCCAGCAGCGAATCGAGCGAGGAGTGCGAGAGGGCGACCTGCCCGCCCATGTCGATACGAAGGCCCTGGCCGCCTTCTACTGCACCGTCATGCAGGGCTTGTCGCTACGGGCCAGGGATGGCGCCCCTCGCGAGGAGCTTCTCGGCACGGTGTCCTTGTCGATGAGCGTCCTGAACGCCCACGAAGTTCTCTCGCCGTCGAATCGCCGGAACTACCCTACTGGAGCACGGCGCATCTGA
- a CDS encoding nuclear transport factor 2 family protein, with the protein MVEQPDSNSRLRAVQDYFRKVDLRDPGIMELFTDDVQLFFPKFGVSRGKAGLARFSQLLTSYLESIEHDIEGFRYVVSGDSIVVEGTERGVTRDGVHWPDNEISQGRFCNVFEFEGPLIRRVHIYVDPDFTSADLERVRLLRGGPAEHADTRTIASTYFERLRAGAEPDALASLFSEDVDWDIPGDTRRVPWIGKRKGRAGVAGFFRELREQVESLRFEVRSLVVEGNEAVAPGHLESRVKSTGRIIDSEFALHLTVRNGLIVRYRLFEDSHAVARATGP; encoded by the coding sequence ATGGTGGAGCAACCCGATAGCAACAGCCGGTTGAGGGCGGTCCAGGACTATTTCAGGAAGGTGGATCTCAGAGACCCTGGAATCATGGAGCTCTTCACCGACGACGTGCAGTTGTTCTTCCCCAAGTTTGGCGTGAGCCGAGGCAAGGCCGGGCTCGCGAGGTTCTCGCAACTGCTCACGAGCTACCTGGAGAGCATCGAGCACGACATCGAGGGCTTTCGTTACGTGGTCTCGGGCGACAGCATCGTGGTCGAGGGAACGGAGCGCGGCGTGACGCGCGACGGTGTGCACTGGCCGGACAACGAGATCTCCCAGGGCCGCTTCTGCAATGTCTTTGAATTCGAGGGGCCGCTGATCCGGCGCGTTCATATCTACGTCGATCCGGACTTCACCAGCGCGGACCTGGAGCGTGTCCGGCTCCTACGGGGCGGACCCGCGGAGCACGCGGATACCCGCACCATCGCCAGCACCTATTTCGAACGCCTGCGAGCGGGAGCGGAGCCGGACGCCCTCGCGTCGCTGTTCAGCGAGGACGTCGACTGGGATATCCCAGGCGACACCCGTCGGGTCCCCTGGATAGGGAAAAGAAAGGGGCGTGCTGGCGTTGCGGGCTTCTTCCGCGAGCTTCGGGAGCAGGTCGAATCACTCCGCTTCGAGGTCCGCTCGCTCGTCGTCGAAGGCAACGAGGCCGTGGCGCCAGGCCACCTGGAATCACGGGTCAAGAGCACGGGCAGAATCATCGACAGTGAATTCGCCCTACACCTGACGGTACGGAACGGCCTCATCGTTCGCTACCGGCTCTTCGAGGACAGCCACGCGGTGGCGAGGGCGACGGGCCCCTGA